TTTTAAATATATTTAAAAAGCTTGTTTTTAAAGCAAACTTTCCACATCATGCATAGGTAACCCAAAAGCATCGGCTACTCCCTGATAAACCACTTTCCCATTGACTACGTTGAGTCCTTTTTTAAGCGATTCATCCTCCTGGCAGGCTTTTTGCCATCCTTTATCAGCCAGTTTCAGGGCATAAGGTAAGGTAGCATTGGTCAGGGCAATGGTTGAAGTATAAGGCACCGCACCCGGCATATTGGCCACACAATAGTGAACCACATCATCAATGATAAAAGTAGGATCTTCGTGTGTGGTCGGTACACAGGTTTCGATACAGCCCCCCTGGTCAACCGCCACATCCACCAATACAGTACCTGGTTGCATCAACTTGAGCATATCGCGGGTGATGAGGTTGGGCGCTTTGGCACCAGGAATCAATACGGCCCCGACGATAAGATCCATGGAAGGTAACAATTCCCTGATGTTCAATTCATTTGAAAAACGGGTAATAACATTTGCCGGCATCACATCACAAAGATAACGGAGTCTGGATAAGTTGACATCCATAATAGTAACCATAGCTCCAAGGCCAGCAGCCATTTTTGCAGCCTGTGTTCCTACAACCCCACCTCCGAGGATTAAAACCTGTCCGGGTTTTACTCCGGGTACACCACCGAGCAATACCCCTTTTCCTTTGATGGGTTTTTCGAGGTATTTTGCGCCTTCCTGGATAGCCATTCTACCGGCCACCTCACTCATCGGCACCAAAAGCGGAAGACTGCGATCCGGGGCTTCTACCGTTTCGTAAGCCAGGCAAACGGCATCACTTGCTATCATTGCGTGTGTCAATGGCTCATAACTGGCAAAGTGAAAATAAGTAAAAACCAATTGATCTTTTTTGATCAGTTTGTATTCACTTTCAATAGGCTCTTTCACTTTCATGATCATTTCAGCAATACCATAAACTTCCTCAATGGTGGGAAGTACTTTGGCTCCGGCATCCACATACATCTTGTCTGTAAATCCACTGCCTAAGCCACAAGAGTGCTGGACATAAACGGTATGGTTTCTTTTGACCAATTCCAGTGCACCACCCGGCGTTAGTGCTACTCGGTTTTCGTTGTTTTTAATTTCTTTTGGAACTCCGATAATCATATTTGACAGGTTTTATTTTGATTAATATTTTGGCAAAAGTAGAGAATATTAAAGCAATTTCCAATGTTTTGAACAGACATCTCCGCCTGTTTATTCATCCCAGAAAACGGGTTTTTCCTCCCGGCCGATCAACTCCTTATCTCTGGCCATTTCAAACAAATGACGTACTGCTTTTTTACCATTCTCCCCGAGGTTTTTGGTATACTCGTTCACATACAAACCTATATGTGCGTACATGACCGATTCGTCCATTTCCTGAGCATGTTCCCGGATAAATGGCAAGGCTTCCTTTGGATTTTCAAAAGCAAAAGTTACACTTTTTGCAAGGATCCGATTGATCTTTTCCTTTAGGGAGAAGGGCAGATTTTGATTGACGACTATGCCCCCCAAAGGGATGGGCAGCCCTGTTTTTTGTTCCCAAAACTCCCCAAGATCCTGTATTTTGACCAATCCTTTTTCTGCATAGGTGAAGCGATTTTCATGAATGATCAACCCTGCATCAAAATCGCCTTCCAACACCGCTTTTTCTATGTCGGAAAAAAGTATTTCTTCTTTATTCTGTGCCTCCGGGTAGGCAAGTCCGAGCAGAAAATTGGCCGTAGTAAACTTTCCGGGAATCGCAATCCTGGCATTTTTGACCTGGTTTTCATCCATTTGCTCACGGGCAATGAGTAAAGGGCCGCAATTATTGCCCAGCGCGCTTCCGGCATCCAACAGGGAATAACGGCCCAACAAATGGGCAAAGGCATGGTAACTCAACTTGGTAATATCGATCTTACCTTCAAAGGCCAAACGGTTCAACTCTTCCACATCGGCCATAATAACCTCAAAATCAATACCTTCTGTATCAATTTTTCCATGAATCATGGCATCAAAAATAAAAGTGTCATTTGGACAGGGTGAGAACCCAAGCGATAATTTCATTGACCATGTGATTTTTGTTTCAATTTCAGACTGTTGACGTGATTGGCAAAAAGCATTTTGAAAAATAAATCCAACTGCAAATCTTTAATCCCTGCGCTTTACTTACCTTTGTTGTTTCCTTTGCCAATACGGTAAATTGCCCTGGCGATTAAAAAACCGTTGCAAAGTTAACCATTTAGAAGCGTAATTTTACAGCAAATGCCCTTTTGCTTTGCCAATAAATTCCTTCATTAGACCAAGTAACAATGGAACCAACAGTCATATACGAAGACAATCACATTATCGGAGTAAACAAACCTCCGGGATGGCTCGTTCAGGCCGACAAAACGGGGGACTCCACCCTGGCCGACTGGACAAAATCCTACATCAAACTCCGGTATAAAAAACCGGGAGATGTTTTCCTGGGAGTCATCCACCGTATCGACCGCCCCGTAAGTGGCGTGGTCGTGTTTGCCAGAACCACCAAGGCGCTGACGCGGATGAATGAACTCATCCGGGACAGGGATATGAATAAACATTACTGGGCAATTATTGGCTCCCGACCCAATCCTTTTTCTGCCGACCTGACCCACTACCTGATCAAGGACAGGGAAAAGAACATTACCAAAGCCTATGACCAATTGAGCCGCAGGGCAGAAGGAGCCAAAAAATCAGAGATGTCCTACAATATGATCGGTGAATTGGGAGATCATTATCTCCTCGAGATCGACCTGAAAACCGGGCGCTCCCATCAAATCCGGGCACAACTGGCCAAGGTGGGTTACCCCATCCGCGGAGACGTCAAATACGGTTATAAAAGTCCTAATGAGGATGCTTCCATCCACCTGCATTGCCGTTCCATGTCTTTCATCCATCCGGTAAAAAAAGAACCGGTTGTCATTACGGCAGATCCGCCGGACGAACAAATATGGAGATTATTTGAAGACATGTGGTTGTAATCAAAAATGAATCAAATGGGTTGGAGAAACTCCGTATCTATACGCCTTTGCCTTAAGTCATTTTTTTTAATCCTACCTTTTATGGCCGGGGGGCAGCAGATATTTTTTCCTGTCAAGGCGCCCAAACACTACATTTGTTACCAGGTCAGTACCCCCATAAGGATAGATGGAAAACTGGAGGAAGCGGACTGGAGGAACTCCGAATGGACGGATTATTTCATGGACATTACAGGACCCGCCGGAGCCACCCCTTATTATGATACCCAGGTCAAAATGTTATGGGATAGCCAATATTTTTACATTGGAGCTGTTTTACAGGAAGAGCATATTTGGGCGAAACTGACGAAAAGGGACGAGATCATATATTACGATAATGATTTCGAAATATTCATCGATCCCGACGGCGACAATCACCACTACATGGAACTGGAAATCAATGCCCTCAATACGGTTTGGGATTTATTCCTGGAAAGGCCTTACAGGGATACCACCCACGCCAATTCCAACTTTGACCTGCCCAATTTATTGACTGCCGTAGAGATAGAAGGCACCCTCAACAACCCCAGGGATACGGATGAACGGTGGAGCGTGGAAATCGCCATCCCATGGTCCGATATTACAGCCTTTTTACCTGAAATCCACCGCCCTCTCAATCAGCAACAATGGCGCATCAATTTTTCCAGGGTTCAATGGGAAACCACGGTAAAAAAAGGGCAATACAAAAAGAAAAAAGGTAAAAACGGGAAACCTCTGCCGGAGCACAACTGGGTATGGTCCCCGCAATGGGCCATCAATATGCACCAACCTGAATTTTGGGGTTATGTACAGTTCAGTACCGAAATTGCAGGAACCAAAGAAGTCCCTTTTTTTGAAGATGTGGATTTCGACCTGAAAATGGCGCTCCTGGAAATTTACCGGGAACAAAAATCTTTTTTCAACACCCACGGCCATTTCGCTGAAAAACTGGATGACCTGACACTCGATCCCTATAATAGGGAACATTTTGGCCAGCTCATTACCCTGGAAACACAACCTTCCGGTTTTACCGCGCAGGCCAATGGCCTTAAAGCCATCTGGAAGATCAATGAAAAGAGTCACCTTACTTTTCAGGATTACCTGCATTAACCCTGACCGTAAATTTTATAAAATGATCCGACATTTCCTTCCATTCCGGTTTTTATCGATTGCCATAATTTTGGCATCCCTGACTGCTTTTTCCTGCCAAACACCAAAACCAGCTAAGGAACAACTCCCTCAATATTGGTGCTGGATGAATTATAGCCCCCAAACCAACTGGGACGAAGTTTTTCAAAAATTAAAAGACACGGGAATCCGGGGTGTTTTATTACATGCTGCCGCTGAAGATTACCCGGAAGTCATTGCCGTTGCCAAAAAGTACGACATCGATATCCATGCCTGGCAATGGATTATGAACAGGCCTTACAATGACACGGTGGAACAGCACCCGGAATGGTTGAGTGTCAACAGGCTCGGGCAA
This sequence is a window from Lewinellaceae bacterium. Protein-coding genes within it:
- a CDS encoding RluA family pseudouridine synthase, with the protein product MEPTVIYEDNHIIGVNKPPGWLVQADKTGDSTLADWTKSYIKLRYKKPGDVFLGVIHRIDRPVSGVVVFARTTKALTRMNELIRDRDMNKHYWAIIGSRPNPFSADLTHYLIKDREKNITKAYDQLSRRAEGAKKSEMSYNMIGELGDHYLLEIDLKTGRSHQIRAQLAKVGYPIRGDVKYGYKSPNEDASIHLHCRSMSFIHPVKKEPVVITADPPDEQIWRLFEDMWL
- the ald gene encoding alanine dehydrogenase; amino-acid sequence: MIIGVPKEIKNNENRVALTPGGALELVKRNHTVYVQHSCGLGSGFTDKMYVDAGAKVLPTIEEVYGIAEMIMKVKEPIESEYKLIKKDQLVFTYFHFASYEPLTHAMIASDAVCLAYETVEAPDRSLPLLVPMSEVAGRMAIQEGAKYLEKPIKGKGVLLGGVPGVKPGQVLILGGGVVGTQAAKMAAGLGAMVTIMDVNLSRLRYLCDVMPANVITRFSNELNIRELLPSMDLIVGAVLIPGAKAPNLITRDMLKLMQPGTVLVDVAVDQGGCIETCVPTTHEDPTFIIDDVVHYCVANMPGAVPYTSTIALTNATLPYALKLADKGWQKACQEDESLKKGLNVVNGKVVYQGVADAFGLPMHDVESLL
- a CDS encoding 1,4-dihydroxy-6-naphthoate synthase — translated: MKLSLGFSPCPNDTFIFDAMIHGKIDTEGIDFEVIMADVEELNRLAFEGKIDITKLSYHAFAHLLGRYSLLDAGSALGNNCGPLLIAREQMDENQVKNARIAIPGKFTTANFLLGLAYPEAQNKEEILFSDIEKAVLEGDFDAGLIIHENRFTYAEKGLVKIQDLGEFWEQKTGLPIPLGGIVVNQNLPFSLKEKINRILAKSVTFAFENPKEALPFIREHAQEMDESVMYAHIGLYVNEYTKNLGENGKKAVRHLFEMARDKELIGREEKPVFWDE
- a CDS encoding carbohydrate-binding family 9-like protein, which encodes MGWRNSVSIRLCLKSFFLILPFMAGGQQIFFPVKAPKHYICYQVSTPIRIDGKLEEADWRNSEWTDYFMDITGPAGATPYYDTQVKMLWDSQYFYIGAVLQEEHIWAKLTKRDEIIYYDNDFEIFIDPDGDNHHYMELEINALNTVWDLFLERPYRDTTHANSNFDLPNLLTAVEIEGTLNNPRDTDERWSVEIAIPWSDITAFLPEIHRPLNQQQWRINFSRVQWETTVKKGQYKKKKGKNGKPLPEHNWVWSPQWAINMHQPEFWGYVQFSTEIAGTKEVPFFEDVDFDLKMALLEIYREQKSFFNTHGHFAEKLDDLTLDPYNREHFGQLITLETQPSGFTAQANGLKAIWKINEKSHLTFQDYLH